From the genome of Spirosomataceae bacterium TFI 002, one region includes:
- a CDS encoding Starch-binding associating with outer membrane, which yields MKSYKRILISSLAGAMLFVSNACTDSFTELNTDPNNPTTIGAQYLLPYAIEASVDRYWGGVTRFERLNLDGAMLWMQYLARNIYSNEGDSYGVSPAFYDNTWKSFYNDGLVNYQRIITLTGPEGTNPNSNYEGIALVMKTWVYSLLTDLYGAVPYSQAVSGAAEEPIYSPTYDNMDAIYAGMLADLKVANEKLTVGGKAVSGDILYNGDIMKWKKFANSLRLRLANRQAAKKPAESKAIMAEILGSPSTYPIFTSNADNAMLQHTATRPSNNSWHEVMVMGSRTDWSISKTFVDKLKATGDARLGAIATQVNGDYSGIPNGLPDAIATTYLSSASVMQSKFSDASAPSVIMTYSELNFILAEAALDGDISGDADAYFKKGIEASFDQYNLQVSSEFLTKIGAATKESIMEQKWVALFGQGIEAWTEYRRTGLPKMPENDPRAIFENDGVLPTRLPYPTTEYSLNRVSLEEGISKNNGGDNMKTKLWWAE from the coding sequence ATGAAATCATATAAAAGAATACTCATTAGTAGCTTAGCAGGTGCGATGCTTTTTGTATCAAATGCTTGTACAGATAGCTTCACAGAGCTTAATACAGATCCCAATAACCCAACAACAATAGGAGCACAGTACTTATTGCCATATGCCATAGAAGCATCTGTGGATAGGTATTGGGGCGGCGTGACAAGGTTCGAACGCCTCAACCTTGATGGTGCAATGTTATGGATGCAATATTTGGCAAGAAACATTTATTCCAATGAAGGTGATAGCTACGGTGTTTCTCCAGCATTTTATGACAATACATGGAAGTCATTCTACAATGATGGCTTGGTGAACTATCAAAGAATAATCACGCTAACTGGACCTGAAGGTACCAATCCCAATAGTAATTATGAGGGAATAGCTTTGGTAATGAAAACGTGGGTTTACTCTTTGTTGACTGACCTGTACGGAGCCGTTCCCTACAGCCAGGCAGTAAGCGGTGCAGCTGAAGAGCCTATTTACTCACCAACTTATGATAACATGGATGCCATATATGCAGGAATGCTGGCTGATCTTAAAGTTGCTAATGAAAAGCTAACTGTAGGTGGTAAAGCTGTTTCGGGCGATATACTTTACAATGGAGATATCATGAAATGGAAGAAGTTTGCCAATTCGCTTAGGCTTAGACTAGCGAATAGACAAGCAGCTAAAAAACCAGCTGAATCTAAGGCAATCATGGCTGAGATTTTAGGCTCTCCAAGTACTTATCCAATCTTCACGAGTAATGCTGATAATGCAATGTTACAGCATACTGCCACTCGACCAAGTAATAACTCATGGCACGAGGTGATGGTAATGGGATCACGTACAGACTGGAGCATCAGTAAAACTTTCGTAGATAAACTTAAAGCTACAGGAGATGCAAGGCTAGGAGCGATAGCTACTCAAGTGAATGGTGATTACTCGGGTATACCTAATGGTTTGCCAGATGCTATCGCTACTACTTATTTAAGCTCGGCTTCGGTAATGCAGTCTAAGTTTAGCGATGCAAGTGCACCCAGTGTAATTATGACTTACAGTGAGTTGAACTTCATCTTGGCTGAAGCTGCTTTGGATGGAGATATTAGTGGAGATGCTGATGCTTATTTCAAAAAGGGGATTGAGGCTTCTTTTGATCAATATAACCTTCAAGTTAGCTCGGAGTTTTTGACAAAAATTGGTGCTGCAACAAAGGAGTCAATAATGGAGCAAAAGTGGGTAGCACTCTTTGGACAAGGAATAGAAGCATGGACAGAATACCGCAGAACAGGTTTGCCTAAAATGCCCGAAAACGACCCAAGAGCAATCTTTGAAAATGATGGAGTATTGCCTACAAGGTTGCCTTATCCTACCACAGAATACTCGCTTAACAGAGTAAGCCTCGAAGAGGGTATTAGCAAAAATAATGGTGGAGATAATATGAAAACTAAGCTTTGGTGGGCAGAATAA
- a CDS encoding CubicO group peptidase, beta-lactamase class C family, with translation MKNLSILLLFVSFIGLGQTKSRQNSPALSVASPTSVGLSPERLSRIDAMIQEAVDNKVIPGAVILISRNGKIAHQKAFGQKDAENGLAFKTDDIFRIASQSKAITTTAAMMLWEEGKFRLDDPVSKFIPEFKNPTVLDRFYMKDSSYTTKPAGKEITVRQLMTHTSGLGYGVIDADERFKAIYKKAGITDLFTTEPITISQSIKKLAQLPLHFVPGESYQYSEGLDVLGYLIEIWSGQSIDDFLQKRVFAPLGMKDTFFYLPAGKADRLVEVQTKNEQGNWTHFTDTFYDVNYPKTGAKKFYSGGAGLSSTAYDYATFLQMYLNKGELNGNRLLSRTTIDFMLQNQVGELFGQEKGFGLGFSILTKHGEMKGGKGSEGAFDWGGYFNTQYFADPNDQVIGIIMKQTQRVGGDYTSDMFRQLVFQSIDN, from the coding sequence ATGAAAAATCTAAGCATCCTTTTATTATTTGTTTCGTTCATTGGACTTGGCCAAACAAAGTCCAGACAAAACAGCCCCGCATTATCTGTAGCGTCACCAACTTCTGTTGGCTTATCTCCCGAAAGGTTGTCTAGAATTGATGCAATGATTCAAGAAGCTGTAGATAATAAAGTGATTCCGGGAGCAGTAATATTAATTTCCCGAAATGGTAAGATTGCTCACCAAAAAGCTTTTGGACAAAAAGACGCAGAAAATGGCTTAGCGTTTAAAACTGATGATATTTTTAGAATTGCATCTCAATCAAAAGCGATTACAACCACAGCTGCAATGATGCTGTGGGAGGAGGGTAAATTCAGATTGGATGACCCTGTCTCCAAATTTATTCCCGAATTCAAAAATCCAACAGTACTAGATCGATTCTACATGAAAGACTCTAGCTATACCACCAAGCCAGCTGGTAAAGAAATAACTGTTCGTCAGCTTATGACGCACACTTCTGGCTTAGGTTATGGTGTAATTGATGCCGATGAGCGTTTCAAAGCAATTTACAAAAAAGCAGGAATCACTGACTTGTTCACAACGGAACCAATAACCATAAGCCAAAGCATAAAAAAGTTAGCTCAACTACCACTACATTTTGTACCAGGTGAGTCCTATCAATACTCCGAAGGCTTAGATGTTTTGGGTTATTTAATTGAAATTTGGTCGGGGCAATCTATTGATGATTTTCTTCAAAAAAGAGTCTTTGCTCCGCTGGGAATGAAGGATACTTTTTTCTACTTACCAGCAGGAAAAGCTGATCGCCTTGTAGAAGTGCAAACGAAAAATGAGCAAGGTAATTGGACTCATTTCACCGACACATTTTACGACGTCAATTACCCTAAAACTGGTGCAAAAAAATTCTATAGCGGTGGGGCCGGCCTTTCTAGTACTGCTTATGATTACGCCACTTTCTTGCAAATGTACCTTAACAAAGGAGAACTTAATGGCAATCGGCTTTTGAGCAGAACCACTATTGACTTTATGCTTCAAAATCAAGTAGGTGAGCTTTTTGGTCAAGAAAAAGGCTTCGGTCTTGGTTTCTCAATTCTTACAAAACATGGAGAAATGAAAGGAGGAAAAGGAAGCGAAGGGGCATTTGATTGGGGTGGTTATTTCAATACCCAATACTTCGCCGACCCTAATGATCAAGTAATTGGAATTATAATGAAACAAACTCAACGTGTAGGCGGAGATTACACAAGTGATATGTTTCGTCAATTGGTATTTCAATCTATCGATAACTAA
- a CDS encoding sialate O-acetylesterase, producing the protein MKYFFKTLLCVLIFSQVSAQLKLANVFGDHMVLQRNNTIKIWGTSQPNESIKLTLGQKNIVTKANNNGKWIATSDGMLAGGPYKMVVKGETETILVDDILIGDVWLCSGQSNMEWTLKDTDSAEEEIAKANFPQIRHLKVKRELAFEPQSDIAATEWETASPSTVPNFTAVGYYFAKKLQAEIGVPIGLINSSWGGSHVETWISQEAMANSGVLGYYAKKMPKSLDASAQKIEQGILKTLYDNPKTDLSQIDESAYLVSNYDYSKWLKIGTGQWDWQGFAGYRGEAFLHKEVVLDQSFVDQNTQVKFGSNTGQFILYINGELIAKGVYPDGIELSIPKNTWVAGANQIVIITSQNENDGPMGIYGSKSNFYVSNGTQKVYLANEKWDMIPRWNDKRHYANWMNNEGTLCYNAMIAPIINFPISGAIWYQGESNAGRAYQYRESFPLLIESWRKDWGLDFPFFFVQLSSYGGFQSSNEGSDWAELREAQTMTLKLPKTGMAVTTDIGNPGNIHPTNKLDVGERLAKSALKVAYGKNIVGNGPMYQSMVVKKEKAILSFTDIGSGLKVKDKYGYLQGFEIAGADQKFYYAQAKVVGNQIEVSHPSVPSPKAVRYGWTNSPIDANLFNKDGFPASPFRTDSWKGVTEGVKFE; encoded by the coding sequence ATGAAATATTTCTTCAAAACGCTCCTTTGTGTTCTTATTTTCAGCCAAGTTTCTGCTCAACTCAAACTTGCAAATGTATTCGGAGATCACATGGTTTTACAGCGAAACAATACCATTAAAATTTGGGGAACGTCTCAACCAAACGAATCTATTAAGTTAACCCTTGGACAAAAAAACATTGTTACTAAAGCGAATAACAATGGTAAGTGGATCGCGACTTCAGATGGTATGTTGGCAGGAGGTCCTTACAAAATGGTAGTAAAAGGCGAAACTGAGACAATCCTTGTTGACGATATTTTGATCGGTGATGTATGGCTATGTAGCGGACAGAGCAATATGGAGTGGACTTTAAAAGACACAGATTCTGCCGAAGAAGAGATAGCTAAAGCAAATTTTCCACAAATCAGACACTTGAAAGTGAAAAGGGAGCTTGCGTTTGAGCCACAATCAGATATTGCAGCAACAGAATGGGAGACAGCAAGCCCCTCTACTGTACCGAACTTCACAGCCGTAGGATATTATTTTGCAAAAAAACTACAAGCAGAAATAGGTGTACCAATAGGTCTCATCAACTCTTCGTGGGGAGGGTCTCATGTAGAAACATGGATAAGTCAAGAAGCCATGGCCAATTCGGGTGTTCTGGGATATTATGCCAAGAAAATGCCTAAATCCTTAGATGCAAGTGCTCAAAAAATTGAACAAGGAATTTTGAAAACACTTTATGACAACCCTAAAACTGATCTTAGCCAAATAGATGAATCTGCATACCTAGTTAGCAACTATGATTATTCTAAATGGCTAAAAATAGGAACTGGACAGTGGGATTGGCAAGGGTTCGCTGGTTATAGAGGCGAGGCATTTTTACATAAAGAAGTAGTACTTGACCAAAGCTTTGTAGACCAAAACACACAGGTGAAATTTGGGTCAAATACAGGGCAATTTATCCTTTACATCAATGGTGAACTTATTGCCAAAGGCGTCTACCCAGATGGAATAGAGCTAAGTATTCCTAAAAATACTTGGGTCGCAGGAGCCAATCAAATCGTAATAATTACAAGCCAAAATGAAAATGATGGACCAATGGGAATTTACGGTTCCAAATCCAATTTCTATGTAAGCAATGGAACGCAAAAGGTTTATTTAGCCAATGAAAAGTGGGATATGATTCCTCGCTGGAATGACAAAAGACATTATGCCAATTGGATGAATAACGAAGGAACCTTATGCTATAATGCTATGATTGCTCCCATAATAAACTTTCCTATCTCAGGGGCAATTTGGTATCAAGGAGAAAGCAATGCAGGAAGAGCGTATCAATACCGAGAGTCTTTTCCTCTCTTGATTGAAAGCTGGAGAAAAGATTGGGGTCTGGACTTCCCATTTTTCTTTGTTCAATTATCAAGTTATGGTGGTTTCCAGTCGAGCAATGAGGGTAGTGATTGGGCTGAACTACGAGAAGCACAAACAATGACTTTAAAATTACCAAAAACTGGGATGGCGGTAACTACCGATATAGGAAACCCTGGCAATATCCACCCAACCAACAAGTTAGACGTAGGCGAAAGACTTGCCAAATCGGCTCTGAAAGTAGCATACGGAAAGAATATTGTTGGAAACGGCCCTATGTATCAAAGCATGGTTGTTAAAAAAGAGAAAGCAATTTTGTCCTTTACTGATATTGGTTCTGGATTAAAGGTTAAGGATAAATATGGCTACTTACAGGGTTTCGAAATTGCTGGTGCTGATCAAAAATTCTATTATGCCCAAGCGAAAGTTGTTGGGAATCAAATTGAGGTTTCACACCCATCTGTTCCTTCGCCAAAAGCAGTAAGATATGGCTGGACAAACTCACCAATAGATGCAAACTTATTTAACAAAGATGGCTTCCCTGCCTCCCCATTTCGAACAGATAGTTGGAAAGGTGTGACTGAAGGAGTGAAATTTGAATAA
- a CDS encoding histidinol-phosphate aminotransferase — protein MSNSINRRSLLKKGLLSLGGIALAPHIVQGAFSGKAFPLDSQNRLYYSPMAREYFIEGMTIEPEMVAKLNANENPYGPPMTARKAVADAVSGGNRYAWKDLMELVSKIAEKENVTPKHIMMGPGSSDLLEKVAIVLLKDGGNVVSADPTYMSLIKVAESVGATWKPVPCKGDWSHDLDAMEKAIDSNTKLVYVCNPNNPMGAMTPAKELMAFCSRASEKVPVFVDEAYIELAYGPEAQSMVSLLGQNKNVVIARTFSKIMGMAGLRIGYIAALPSFIDKISDITRGGMGISYTSVHAAIAAMDDATFQDDTKVKNEAAKKYTMKELTAMGFEPVPSFTNFIIFPIEWEGKAYLKKMYDQGVGVRAFNIADKNWCRVSMGTMDEMKSFIAALKSIS, from the coding sequence ATGTCAAACTCAATAAACAGAAGAAGCTTACTTAAGAAGGGATTACTTTCTCTTGGTGGAATTGCACTTGCTCCACATATTGTTCAAGGTGCTTTTAGTGGAAAAGCATTTCCTTTAGATAGTCAAAATAGATTGTATTATAGCCCAATGGCTCGTGAGTACTTCATAGAAGGGATGACTATTGAGCCAGAAATGGTGGCAAAGTTAAATGCGAATGAAAACCCATATGGCCCACCTATGACAGCTAGAAAAGCTGTTGCTGATGCTGTATCTGGTGGAAACAGATATGCTTGGAAAGACCTTATGGAATTGGTAAGTAAAATTGCCGAAAAAGAGAATGTAACTCCCAAGCATATCATGATGGGGCCTGGGTCTTCAGACCTTTTGGAGAAAGTAGCAATTGTACTTTTGAAAGACGGAGGAAACGTAGTTTCGGCAGATCCTACTTATATGTCACTTATTAAAGTTGCAGAGTCTGTAGGAGCAACTTGGAAGCCTGTTCCTTGCAAAGGAGATTGGTCTCATGACCTTGATGCTATGGAAAAAGCAATTGATAGCAATACAAAATTAGTGTACGTATGTAACCCTAATAATCCAATGGGAGCCATGACTCCTGCAAAAGAGTTGATGGCATTCTGCTCAAGAGCTTCAGAAAAAGTACCTGTTTTTGTAGATGAGGCATACATTGAACTTGCTTATGGCCCAGAGGCCCAGAGTATGGTTTCTCTTCTAGGTCAAAACAAAAATGTGGTCATAGCTCGTACATTCTCCAAAATAATGGGAATGGCAGGGTTAAGAATCGGATACATTGCTGCATTGCCTTCGTTTATTGATAAAATATCAGACATCACTCGCGGTGGAATGGGGATCTCTTACACATCTGTACATGCAGCTATCGCAGCTATGGACGATGCTACTTTCCAGGATGATACTAAGGTTAAAAACGAGGCTGCAAAAAAATATACAATGAAAGAACTTACGGCTATGGGTTTTGAGCCAGTTCCATCTTTTACCAACTTCATCATATTCCCAATAGAATGGGAAGGTAAAGCATACCTTAAAAAAATGTACGATCAAGGTGTAGGGGTAAGAGCTTTTAACATTGCCGACAAGAATTGGTGTAGAGTAAGTATGGGAACAATGGACGAGATGAAATCTTTCATTGCAGCATTGAAAAGTATCAGTTAA
- a CDS encoding putative TIM-barrel protein, nifR3 family, producing MVKIGNIELGEFPLLLAPMEDVSDPPFRQVCKENGADMMYTEFISSEGLIRDAYKSKQKLDIFPYERPVGIQLFGSDVETMAECTRIASAVNPDLIDINYGCPVKKVACKGAGAALLQDIPLMAKMTKAVVDATDLPVTVKTRLGWDEQTKNIEEVAERLQDVGIKALSIHGRTRAQMYKGEADWRLIAKVKNNPRIKIPIFGNGDIDTPEKALAYKNRFDIDGIMIGRASIGYPWIFNEIKHFMATGEHLDPPSMKQRVEVAKKHLQFSIEWKNERQGVLEMRRHYSNYFRGLPHFKEYRMKLVQSLDVEEIMETLDIVLAEFDGYFLESKAKKVEYAGID from the coding sequence TTGGTAAAAATAGGCAACATAGAACTCGGAGAATTTCCATTATTACTCGCTCCTATGGAGGATGTGAGTGATCCACCATTTCGTCAGGTATGTAAGGAAAATGGTGCGGATATGATGTACACGGAGTTTATTTCTTCAGAAGGACTGATTAGAGATGCTTACAAAAGCAAACAAAAACTTGATATCTTTCCTTACGAGCGTCCTGTAGGCATCCAATTATTTGGAAGCGATGTAGAAACCATGGCTGAGTGTACAAGAATTGCCTCTGCTGTAAATCCTGATTTAATAGATATCAATTATGGTTGTCCTGTAAAAAAAGTTGCTTGTAAAGGAGCCGGAGCAGCATTGCTACAAGATATCCCGCTCATGGCAAAAATGACTAAGGCTGTTGTGGATGCAACTGACCTACCTGTTACCGTGAAGACAAGACTTGGCTGGGATGAGCAAACCAAAAACATTGAAGAAGTTGCAGAGCGACTACAAGATGTTGGCATAAAAGCTCTTTCTATTCACGGTCGTACTCGTGCTCAAATGTACAAAGGGGAAGCAGACTGGCGATTGATTGCCAAGGTGAAAAATAACCCGAGAATCAAGATTCCAATATTTGGTAACGGTGATATAGATACTCCAGAGAAAGCTTTAGCATACAAAAACAGATTTGATATTGATGGCATCATGATAGGTAGGGCAAGTATTGGCTACCCATGGATTTTCAATGAGATAAAACACTTTATGGCGACAGGAGAACACCTTGACCCACCTTCCATGAAACAAAGAGTAGAAGTTGCTAAAAAGCACTTACAGTTCTCTATCGAATGGAAAAATGAACGTCAAGGAGTGCTAGAAATGCGTCGGCACTATTCCAATTATTTTCGTGGGTTGCCTCATTTTAAGGAATACCGCATGAAACTGGTGCAATCACTGGATGTCGAAGAAATAATGGAAACACTTGATATTGTTCTCGCAGAGTTCGACGGTTACTTCTTAGAATCTAAAGCTAAAAAAGTTGAGTACGCTGGTATAGACTAA
- a CDS encoding Putative collagen-binding domain of a collagenase, protein MKRICVSGFLLLLSSLFAYPQLPKLMVTSSRRFIKTDEGKPFFWQGDTAWELFHRLTKEETEQYLEKRASQGFNVVQAVALAEIDGLNTPNALGELPFINLNSLKPNEAYFDHIDWVIDKAAKHGIYIALLPTWGDKLFKNSWGVGPEVFNTENAKIFGQYMGQKFKYKTNVIWILGGDRNPRENSEDVEVWQQMAGGIQQGTGQATLMSFHPQPASPGGSSNWFHQDRWLDFNMHQTGHCPNQPTYRKILHDYHLSPKKPVIDGEPLYEDHPNCFNAREQGYSNPRDIRRIMYWNVFAGAFGQTYGCHDVWQMYDLDKTGINGPLRPWHEALDLPMANQVKHLKNLIMSRDYFSRIPALEMVLTEQEDDNSFVIATRDSGGKYAMIYFPTYKEVTLDLTVLKAKKIQGTWYDPRTGASFPGFVTKPMEHLKVRPPVKENVDWVLVLDAVGANYPKPGNHLPRD, encoded by the coding sequence ATGAAAAGAATTTGTGTAAGTGGATTTCTACTACTCTTAAGTAGTCTTTTTGCTTATCCTCAGTTACCCAAACTCATGGTAACAAGCTCTCGTAGATTTATAAAAACCGATGAAGGGAAGCCATTTTTTTGGCAAGGAGATACTGCTTGGGAGTTATTTCATAGATTAACCAAAGAAGAAACAGAGCAATACCTCGAAAAGCGAGCAAGCCAAGGTTTCAATGTTGTACAAGCAGTTGCCCTTGCAGAAATTGATGGACTTAACACTCCGAATGCACTTGGGGAATTGCCCTTTATTAACCTAAACTCTCTAAAGCCGAACGAGGCATATTTTGATCACATAGACTGGGTCATTGACAAGGCAGCTAAGCATGGAATTTATATCGCACTACTCCCAACTTGGGGTGACAAACTTTTCAAAAACTCCTGGGGAGTAGGGCCCGAGGTTTTCAATACCGAAAATGCTAAAATTTTTGGTCAGTACATGGGGCAAAAGTTCAAATACAAGACCAACGTTATATGGATACTAGGCGGTGACAGAAACCCTCGAGAAAATAGTGAAGATGTGGAAGTATGGCAACAAATGGCTGGAGGTATTCAGCAAGGAACAGGGCAGGCAACCTTGATGAGTTTTCACCCACAACCCGCCTCTCCCGGTGGTTCGTCCAATTGGTTTCATCAAGATCGCTGGCTAGATTTCAATATGCATCAAACAGGCCATTGCCCTAATCAGCCCACTTATAGAAAAATCTTACACGATTATCACTTAAGTCCCAAAAAACCAGTGATAGATGGGGAGCCTCTTTATGAAGACCACCCTAATTGTTTCAATGCTCGTGAACAAGGATATAGCAACCCTCGAGATATTAGACGAATAATGTATTGGAATGTATTTGCTGGTGCCTTTGGACAAACTTATGGTTGTCATGACGTATGGCAAATGTATGATTTGGACAAAACGGGAATAAATGGACCGCTAAGGCCTTGGCATGAAGCATTGGATTTGCCCATGGCTAACCAAGTCAAGCATTTAAAAAACTTGATCATGTCTAGAGATTATTTTTCCAGAATCCCTGCACTAGAAATGGTACTTACTGAACAAGAAGATGACAATTCTTTTGTAATAGCAACTCGAGATAGTGGCGGCAAGTATGCAATGATCTATTTTCCTACCTATAAGGAAGTCACTCTCGACTTAACAGTTTTAAAAGCTAAAAAAATACAAGGAACTTGGTACGACCCTCGTACGGGAGCTTCTTTTCCCGGATTCGTAACAAAGCCAATGGAACATCTCAAGGTTAGGCCACCAGTTAAGGAAAATGTTGACTGGGTACTTGTTTTAGATGCCGTAGGAGCCAATTACCCGAAGCCTGGTAACCATTTGCCGAGAGACTAG